Proteins co-encoded in one Sulfurimonas sp. HSL1-2 genomic window:
- the prfA gene encoding peptide chain release factor 1, with the protein MLSDKLNPFIDRYNELSELLSSPDIANDIKRMTALSKEQSALQDIVDTAKAYKQLLADIEENKSLVYDDELGELAKEELKTLEPQVPVMEEEIKILLLPTDPNDDRNIILEMRAGTGGDEAAIFVGNLFTAYTRYAEIKGWKIELISSSPSDMGGYKEITALIKGDKVYSRLKFEGGTHRVQRVPATESQGRVHTSAITVAVMPEADDVDVKIDPNDLKIDVMRSSGCGGQSVNTTDSAVRITHLPTGIVVTNQDQKSQHKNKEKAMKVLQARLFEIEQQKAQEAEGAARKEQVGTGDRSGRIRTYNYPQNRISDHRINLTLYRLSEIMTGGLFDEIIDPLIADAQAKSMEAAGL; encoded by the coding sequence ATGCTATCTGACAAACTCAACCCCTTTATCGACCGTTACAACGAACTGAGCGAACTGCTGAGCAGTCCCGATATCGCCAATGACATCAAACGGATGACCGCGCTCTCCAAGGAGCAGTCCGCCCTCCAGGACATCGTCGACACGGCCAAGGCCTACAAGCAGCTGCTCGCGGACATCGAAGAGAACAAGTCGCTTGTCTACGACGACGAACTGGGAGAACTGGCCAAAGAGGAGCTCAAAACCCTCGAACCGCAGGTTCCGGTGATGGAGGAGGAGATCAAGATCCTCCTGCTGCCGACGGACCCCAACGACGATCGCAACATCATCCTGGAGATGCGCGCGGGCACCGGCGGCGACGAAGCGGCCATCTTCGTCGGCAACCTCTTCACTGCCTACACCCGCTACGCCGAGATCAAAGGCTGGAAGATCGAACTGATCAGCTCAAGCCCCTCCGACATGGGCGGCTACAAGGAGATCACCGCGCTGATCAAAGGCGACAAGGTCTACAGCCGTCTGAAGTTCGAAGGGGGTACCCACCGCGTACAGCGGGTGCCTGCGACGGAGTCCCAGGGACGCGTCCACACCTCCGCGATCACCGTGGCCGTCATGCCCGAAGCGGACGACGTCGACGTCAAAATAGACCCGAACGACCTCAAGATCGACGTCATGCGATCCAGCGGCTGCGGCGGCCAGTCCGTCAATACGACCGACTCCGCGGTGCGTATCACCCACCTGCCCACCGGCATCGTCGTCACCAACCAGGACCAGAAATCGCAGCACAAAAATAAAGAGAAAGCGATGAAGGTCCTGCAGGCACGCCTCTTCGAGATCGAGCAGCAGAAAGCCCAGGAGGCGGAGGGCGCCGCGCGCAAGGAGCAGGTCGGGACCGGCGACCGCAGCGGCCGCATCCGCACCTACAACTACCCGCAGAACCGCATCTCGGACCACCGCATCAACCTGACGCTCTACCGCCTGAGCGAGATCATGACCGGCGGTCTCTTCGACGAGATCATCGACCCCCTCATCGCCGACGCCCAGGCGAAAAGCATGGAGGCCGCAGGCCTCTAA
- the coaE gene encoding dephospho-CoA kinase (Dephospho-CoA kinase (CoaE) performs the final step in coenzyme A biosynthesis.), giving the protein MAFEYAIALTGGIATGKSTVASLLALHGLRVIDADAIAHRLLDEHSGWVAETFGAQYVQNGKVHRGELGKVIFSDPAAKATLEAFLHPKIRAAIEEESERQDAFKFPYLIDIPLYFETQAYPIADAVVVYTPKSTQLQRFMKRNGFDEAEAMRRIESQMDIEEKKARATWVIDNSGNLKHLQAECEAFVDTIKAKYQ; this is encoded by the coding sequence ATGGCGTTTGAATACGCGATCGCATTGACCGGGGGAATCGCGACGGGCAAGAGTACCGTCGCCTCCCTGCTGGCCCTGCATGGACTGCGGGTCATCGACGCCGATGCGATTGCGCACAGACTGCTGGATGAGCACAGCGGCTGGGTCGCCGAGACTTTCGGCGCACAGTACGTCCAAAACGGCAAAGTCCATCGCGGCGAACTTGGGAAGGTAATCTTTTCCGATCCCGCCGCCAAGGCGACGCTCGAAGCGTTCCTGCACCCCAAGATCCGCGCGGCGATCGAGGAGGAGAGCGAGCGCCAGGATGCGTTCAAGTTCCCCTACCTGATCGATATCCCGCTTTACTTCGAGACGCAGGCGTATCCCATTGCGGACGCAGTCGTCGTCTATACCCCCAAGTCGACGCAGCTGCAGCGGTTTATGAAACGCAACGGTTTTGACGAAGCCGAGGCGATGCGCCGCATCGAATCCCAGATGGATATCGAGGAGAAAAAAGCCCGCGCGACCTGGGTGATCGACAACAGCGGCAACCTCAAGCACCTTCAGGCTGAGTGCGAGGCCTTTGTCGATACGATCAAAGCCAAGTATCAATAA
- a CDS encoding spermidine synthase, whose protein sequence is MREFVYPEMMVHVPMCTHKAPQNVLVISNAPESLQKEVARHEGVVIVHAPASLEALREVADGSVDVVICEADVDAAVAGHVNRVLSEEGVVSMRHASLEEVQANTVLLGVLGNYFKVIMPYRLANEETLLLASKGNHPTADINLHRADMLDGLEYYNTDIHPAAFAMPNYIRKTYLGIIRN, encoded by the coding sequence ATGAGAGAGTTTGTCTACCCTGAAATGATGGTACACGTCCCGATGTGTACCCATAAGGCTCCCCAGAATGTTCTGGTGATCAGCAATGCGCCCGAAAGCCTTCAGAAGGAAGTGGCACGCCACGAGGGCGTCGTTATCGTCCATGCTCCGGCCAGCCTTGAAGCGCTGCGCGAAGTTGCCGACGGCAGTGTTGACGTCGTGATCTGCGAAGCGGATGTCGACGCGGCGGTGGCCGGACATGTCAACCGTGTCCTCAGCGAGGAGGGGGTCGTTTCCATGCGCCACGCCTCGCTCGAGGAAGTCCAGGCCAATACGGTCCTGCTCGGTGTTCTCGGCAACTATTTCAAGGTGATTATGCCTTACCGTCTTGCCAACGAGGAGACCCTGCTGCTGGCCAGCAAGGGCAACCACCCGACGGCGGACATCAACCTCCACCGTGCGGACATGCTCGACGGGCTGGAGTATTACAACACCGATATCCATCCGGCCGCGTTCGCGATGCCGAACTACATCCGTAAAACCTACCTCGGGATCATCCGCAACTAA
- a CDS encoding tetratricopeptide repeat protein, whose protein sequence is MNSLFIEFRDPLFGIIVFVALIFIIAFVSYWWGRLRSKEDHRYLERFLHSFTKPPSETELHREIGSSAVSQRSWLLVAQTYVQNGDFEQAVAIYRSLLEMQHEPHRRRELLLLLAQTYFKAGFLERCETILLKILGRFPRTPQALKLLLFTYERLRTFDKALQVLEPLDELGSDIAGDRRYLQTVSLLQETKTDTAAKCARLAEQYREHRTLTYLTFEYLFRHDPALAWKTLDPSGSRVIADILWHLPDEHLNLDIITADGYLRQLYSARGSVNLAQNSSEFELDVLIKLRQSGQSGATLQFEYLCGHCKQIFPFPFHRCPNCHTIDSVVTEPLLGKAVADFAPSERAERAYEV, encoded by the coding sequence GTGAACAGCCTCTTTATCGAATTCCGAGACCCGCTTTTCGGCATCATCGTTTTCGTCGCGCTGATCTTTATCATCGCGTTCGTAAGCTACTGGTGGGGGCGGCTGCGCAGCAAGGAGGACCACCGCTACCTCGAACGGTTCCTCCATTCGTTCACAAAGCCCCCTTCGGAAACCGAACTGCACCGTGAAATCGGCTCCAGTGCCGTCTCGCAGCGCTCGTGGCTCCTTGTCGCCCAGACCTATGTGCAAAACGGCGATTTCGAACAGGCCGTCGCCATCTACCGCAGCCTTCTGGAGATGCAGCACGAACCCCACCGCCGACGCGAACTGCTGCTGCTGCTCGCCCAGACCTACTTCAAGGCCGGTTTCCTGGAGCGCTGCGAAACGATCCTGCTGAAGATCCTCGGCCGTTTCCCCCGCACCCCGCAGGCCCTGAAGCTGCTGCTCTTCACCTATGAGCGGCTACGGACCTTCGACAAGGCCCTGCAGGTGCTCGAACCCCTCGACGAACTCGGCAGCGACATTGCCGGCGACCGCCGCTACCTGCAGACCGTCAGCCTGCTGCAGGAGACCAAGACCGATACGGCGGCGAAATGCGCACGCCTCGCCGAACAGTACCGCGAACACCGCACCCTCACCTACCTGACCTTCGAATACCTTTTCCGCCACGATCCCGCCCTGGCCTGGAAAACCCTGGACCCCTCAGGCAGCCGCGTCATCGCCGACATCCTCTGGCATTTACCCGACGAACACCTTAATTTGGATATAATTACGGCCGATGGCTATTTGCGGCAGCTGTATAGCGCCAGAGGAAGCGTGAATCTTGCTCAGAACAGTTCCGAATTCGAACTGGATGTTTTGATCAAACTTCGCCAGAGCGGCCAAAGCGGGGCAACCCTGCAGTTTGAATACCTGTGCGGCCACTGCAAGCAGATCTTCCCTTTCCCGTTCCACCGCTGCCCCAACTGCCATACGATCGATTCCGTCGTCACCGAACCGCTGCTGGGCAAAGCCGTGGCGGATTTCGCCCCGTCGGAACGCGCGGAAAGGGCTTACGAAGTATGA
- the lspA gene encoding signal peptidase II, whose translation MTRGIFALVLALAGIFIIDQNIKALFLEGYRFYSDCIDLTLVYNKGVAFSMFAFLEAWLKWLQLLLIAGVLIYVVRLKKTCYMLPVGILVGAGLSNVYDRFVHPGVVDYVYWHCGFDFAVFNFADVMIDVAVVWLLLLNLKPHWCRSGQAH comes from the coding sequence ATGACTAGGGGCATCTTCGCACTTGTCCTGGCCCTGGCCGGGATCTTCATCATCGACCAGAACATCAAAGCGCTTTTCCTGGAGGGTTACCGCTTCTACAGCGACTGCATCGATCTGACCCTCGTCTACAACAAAGGGGTCGCCTTCTCGATGTTCGCTTTCCTGGAGGCGTGGCTCAAATGGCTGCAGCTGCTGCTGATCGCCGGGGTGCTCATCTATGTGGTGCGGCTGAAAAAAACCTGCTACATGCTCCCCGTCGGCATCCTCGTGGGTGCCGGCCTCTCCAACGTCTATGACCGATTCGTGCATCCGGGGGTCGTGGATTACGTCTACTGGCACTGCGGGTTCGATTTCGCCGTCTTCAACTTTGCCGACGTGATGATCGACGTGGCGGTGGTCTGGCTGCTGCTGCTCAATCTGAAGCCGCACTGGTGCCGGAGCGGGCAAGCGCACTGA
- the ccoG gene encoding cytochrome c oxidase accessory protein CcoG: protein MSQAEVSGQAGSAKVSKKEYLKGWVSYRVKRYWFFVGMTIVSLVLPWITINGNHIFLLSFDKLKLHLAFVQFDMQEMYLMPFVLMILFIGVFGMTVLGGRVFCGWVCPQTIFRVIYRDLIETKILKLRKRIKNKQKEPDWSKPENKAKRLVAIAIWTALSLLATANFLWYFVPPEDFFPYIMNAGDHMILVGILLITTLFLVVDVVWFKENWCVYVCPYSRIQSVLYDEDTVMAIYDPHRGGEIYDEEKHKQYTKQKDLQAVEPSAECTTCESCVTVCPTHIDIRQGLQLECINCLECVDACTEVMGALGRPSLVRWSSEKEVLFQKGKTHYLRPKIIGYAVVLVIIMVVLGMMGSKKEHMLLNINKENRLYAIEKTPDGKIMVENDYIFLLQNTQDKDHKFYFDIEAPKGMEGKIKILKPTEPFTVRPGVKKKKVVRLYTTEELVKDERKDTVLPIKIHAYALDEKEKIAVDRESTFIFPRYDKYQAAE, encoded by the coding sequence GTGAGTCAGGCAGAAGTCTCAGGCCAGGCCGGATCGGCCAAGGTCAGTAAGAAAGAGTATTTAAAAGGGTGGGTGTCCTACCGCGTAAAACGCTACTGGTTTTTCGTGGGGATGACCATCGTGTCACTGGTACTGCCGTGGATTACGATTAACGGCAACCATATTTTCCTGCTGAGCTTCGACAAGCTCAAGCTGCACCTGGCGTTTGTCCAGTTCGACATGCAGGAGATGTACCTCATGCCGTTTGTTCTGATGATCCTCTTCATCGGGGTCTTCGGGATGACGGTCCTGGGCGGCCGTGTCTTCTGCGGCTGGGTCTGTCCGCAGACGATCTTCCGCGTCATCTACCGCGACCTGATCGAAACGAAGATCCTGAAGCTGCGCAAGCGGATCAAGAACAAACAGAAAGAGCCCGACTGGAGCAAGCCGGAAAACAAGGCGAAACGTCTGGTCGCCATCGCAATCTGGACGGCGCTCTCCCTGCTGGCGACGGCGAACTTCCTGTGGTATTTCGTCCCGCCGGAGGACTTCTTCCCGTATATTATGAATGCGGGTGACCACATGATCCTTGTCGGGATCCTGCTGATCACGACGCTGTTCCTCGTGGTCGACGTTGTCTGGTTCAAAGAGAACTGGTGTGTCTACGTCTGTCCCTACTCCCGTATCCAGTCGGTCCTGTACGACGAAGACACGGTCATGGCGATCTACGATCCGCACCGCGGGGGTGAGATCTATGACGAGGAGAAGCACAAGCAGTACACCAAGCAGAAAGATCTGCAGGCGGTGGAACCGAGTGCAGAGTGTACGACCTGTGAAAGCTGTGTGACCGTCTGTCCGACCCATATCGATATCCGCCAGGGGCTGCAGCTCGAGTGTATCAACTGCCTCGAGTGTGTCGATGCCTGTACGGAGGTCATGGGTGCACTTGGCAGACCGTCGCTTGTCCGCTGGTCGAGCGAGAAAGAGGTGCTGTTCCAGAAAGGCAAAACGCACTACCTGCGTCCGAAGATCATCGGTTACGCCGTTGTTCTCGTGATCATTATGGTCGTCCTCGGTATGATGGGGAGCAAGAAGGAGCATATGCTGCTCAACATCAACAAAGAGAACCGTCTCTATGCGATCGAGAAAACGCCGGACGGCAAAATCATGGTCGAGAACGACTATATCTTCCTGCTGCAGAATACGCAGGATAAAGACCATAAGTTCTACTTTGACATCGAAGCGCCGAAGGGCATGGAAGGCAAGATCAAAATTCTCAAGCCGACCGAACCGTTTACCGTCCGCCCTGGCGTGAAGAAGAAAAAAGTCGTCCGCCTCTATACGACGGAGGAGCTGGTCAAGGATGAGCGTAAGGATACGGTACTGCCGATCAAGATCCACGCCTATGCCCTCGACGAGAAAGAGAAGATCGCCGTCGACCGCGAATCGACCTTCATCTTCCCGCGCTACGACAAATACCAGGCGGCGGAATAA
- the dapF gene encoding diaminopimelate epimerase: MMIAKYSASGNDFVLFHSFIARDRSELARTLCDRQNGVGADGLIVLVPHAEHDFEWQFYNSDGSTAEMCGNGSRACAHYAYTNGLAPANMTFLTEAGVIGAEVEGDMVQSDLTPPKILREDIVAGGKKWWLLDTGVPHLVTFDADMENFDLAEARALRFEHNANVNIASVNSDGSIRVRTYERGVEDETLACGTGMAACFYRANREELVGDKAEVYPKSGETLYLGLEEGTITFKGLVKKTFETVLDVK, encoded by the coding sequence ATGATGATCGCCAAATACAGCGCCAGCGGTAACGACTTTGTCCTCTTTCACAGCTTTATTGCAAGAGACCGCTCTGAACTGGCACGCACCCTCTGCGACCGTCAGAACGGTGTCGGGGCTGACGGCCTGATCGTCCTCGTGCCGCACGCGGAGCACGACTTCGAGTGGCAGTTCTACAACAGCGACGGCTCGACGGCGGAGATGTGCGGCAACGGCAGCCGCGCCTGTGCACACTACGCCTATACTAACGGCCTGGCACCGGCGAACATGACCTTTCTGACCGAGGCGGGCGTCATCGGCGCCGAGGTGGAAGGCGACATGGTGCAGAGCGATCTGACCCCGCCGAAGATTCTCCGCGAGGACATCGTCGCGGGCGGGAAAAAGTGGTGGCTGCTCGATACGGGCGTGCCCCACCTCGTCACCTTCGATGCCGACATGGAGAACTTCGACCTTGCGGAGGCGCGTGCGCTGCGCTTTGAACACAACGCCAACGTCAACATCGCCTCTGTCAACAGCGACGGCTCCATCCGGGTACGGACCTATGAGCGCGGCGTCGAGGACGAGACGCTCGCCTGCGGGACGGGGATGGCGGCCTGTTTCTACCGCGCCAACCGTGAAGAACTTGTCGGCGACAAAGCGGAGGTCTACCCGAAAAGCGGAGAGACGCTCTATCTTGGGCTGGAAGAGGGGACGATCACCTTCAAAGGGCTCGTGAAAAAGACTTTTGAGACGGTTTTAGACGTTAAATAG
- the rpsT gene encoding 30S ribosomal protein S20: MANHKSSMKRIRQTEKRTERNRFYRTRLKNIVKAVRAAIDEGNKEAAATAMTVANQQIHKFVSKGILKKETASRKVSRLQKAVNGL, encoded by the coding sequence ATGGCAAACCATAAGTCATCAATGAAACGTATCCGTCAAACTGAAAAACGTACGGAACGTAACAGATTTTACCGCACGCGCCTGAAAAACATCGTCAAAGCTGTCCGCGCAGCCATCGACGAAGGCAACAAAGAAGCAGCAGCTACCGCTATGACTGTCGCTAACCAGCAGATCCACAAGTTCGTCAGCAAAGGGATCCTGAAAAAAGAGACGGCTTCCCGCAAAGTAAGCCGCCTGCAAAAAGCCGTAAACGGTCTTTAA
- the glmM gene encoding phosphoglucosamine mutase, whose translation MKLFGTDGVRGEAGTFLTAELAMRTAMAAGIYFKKSSKTKKILLGKDTRRSGYMIENAIVSGLTAVGYDVVQIGPMPTPAIAFLTENMRCDAGIMISASHNSFEDNGIKLFDAHGNKFSEEVEAQIEAIYRDDEQIAKAQVTGRAIGSAKRIDDVIGRYIVQLKNSFPSALSLQGMRIVLDTANGAGYKVGPTVLEELGAEVIVLHHEPDGFNINEGCGALHPKDVQKAVKKYRADIGFALDGDADRLVVVDEKGDVVDGDQLLGALGLFMQKYGLLKGDGIVATVMSNQALEDAMAAAGLTLHRCGVGDKYVLEAMREHGINFGGEQSGHVIMHDFAKTGDGLVTALQVLAMVLMTGEKASAALRPFELYPQSLVNLNVKTKKPLESITGLPDVLAGIEAAGMRHLIRYSGTENKLRLLLEGRDRDAMTEQMARLGDFFKHALND comes from the coding sequence ATGAAATTATTCGGGACCGACGGCGTACGTGGTGAAGCGGGTACGTTCCTGACCGCGGAGCTGGCGATGCGTACGGCGATGGCGGCGGGGATCTACTTCAAAAAAAGCTCCAAAACCAAAAAGATTTTGCTCGGCAAAGACACGCGCCGCAGCGGCTATATGATCGAAAACGCCATTGTCAGCGGCCTGACCGCGGTCGGGTACGATGTCGTGCAGATCGGGCCGATGCCGACGCCGGCCATCGCTTTTCTCACCGAAAACATGCGCTGCGACGCGGGGATCATGATCTCGGCGAGCCACAACTCTTTCGAAGACAACGGTATCAAGCTCTTTGACGCCCACGGCAACAAATTCTCCGAAGAGGTCGAAGCGCAGATCGAGGCGATCTACCGCGATGATGAGCAGATCGCCAAGGCGCAGGTGACGGGGCGTGCCATCGGTTCGGCCAAACGGATCGACGACGTCATCGGCCGCTACATTGTGCAGCTCAAAAACTCCTTCCCCAGCGCGCTCAGCCTGCAGGGGATGCGTATCGTGCTCGATACGGCCAACGGCGCGGGCTACAAAGTCGGTCCGACGGTCCTGGAGGAGCTGGGGGCCGAAGTGATCGTCCTGCACCATGAACCCGACGGTTTCAACATCAACGAAGGGTGCGGTGCGCTGCACCCCAAAGATGTTCAGAAAGCGGTGAAGAAGTACCGCGCGGATATCGGTTTCGCCCTTGACGGCGATGCGGACCGCCTGGTCGTGGTGGATGAAAAGGGCGATGTCGTCGACGGGGACCAGCTGCTCGGCGCACTGGGACTGTTCATGCAAAAGTATGGCCTGCTCAAGGGCGACGGGATCGTGGCAACGGTGATGAGCAACCAGGCCCTCGAAGATGCCATGGCCGCCGCGGGGCTCACACTGCACCGCTGCGGTGTCGGCGACAAGTACGTGCTTGAAGCGATGCGTGAACACGGCATCAACTTCGGCGGGGAGCAGAGCGGCCATGTCATCATGCACGACTTCGCCAAGACCGGTGACGGGCTGGTGACGGCACTGCAGGTGCTGGCCATGGTCCTGATGACCGGGGAGAAAGCGTCCGCGGCACTGCGCCCGTTCGAACTCTACCCGCAGAGCCTTGTCAACCTCAATGTCAAAACGAAAAAACCGCTGGAGAGCATTACCGGCCTCCCCGATGTGCTGGCCGGGATCGAAGCGGCCGGCATGCGCCATCTCATCCGCTACAGCGGGACGGAGAACAAGCTGCGCCTGCTGCTCGAAGGACGTGACCGCGACGCGATGACGGAGCAGATGGCACGTCTGGGCGATTTCTTCAAGCATGCCCTCAATGACTAG
- the rnc gene encoding ribonuclease III, giving the protein MDQMARIEQTLGYTFDNKQLLREALTHKSFKQPYNNERLEFLGDAVLDLIVGEYLFEHFPKHDEGKLSKMRASLVNEEGFARLADHIKLGQAIFLSNAEENNGGRTKPSLLSNAFEAVIGAIYLEAGLAPVKTIATMLLESVYKEISLDTLFKDHKTALQELTQAHFGITPEYRLVGSSGPDHKKEFTIAIIIDGKEYAKASGKSKKTAQQEAAQQTIARLKEELS; this is encoded by the coding sequence ATGGACCAGATGGCGCGCATTGAGCAGACGCTCGGCTACACCTTCGACAACAAACAGCTGCTGCGCGAGGCCCTGACACACAAGAGCTTCAAGCAGCCATACAACAACGAACGCCTCGAATTCCTGGGCGACGCCGTCCTCGACCTCATCGTCGGCGAATACCTCTTCGAGCACTTCCCCAAGCACGACGAGGGCAAACTCTCAAAGATGCGGGCATCGCTCGTCAACGAAGAGGGGTTCGCGCGCCTGGCCGACCACATCAAGCTGGGCCAGGCGATCTTCCTCTCCAACGCCGAGGAGAACAACGGCGGACGCACCAAACCCTCCCTGCTCTCCAACGCCTTCGAAGCGGTTATCGGCGCCATCTACCTCGAGGCGGGACTGGCCCCGGTGAAGACGATCGCGACCATGCTGTTAGAGAGCGTCTATAAAGAGATCTCACTCGATACCCTCTTCAAAGACCACAAGACGGCGCTGCAGGAGCTGACCCAGGCGCACTTCGGCATCACCCCGGAGTACCGGCTGGTGGGCAGCAGCGGGCCTGATCACAAAAAAGAGTTTACCATCGCCATCATCATCGACGGCAAGGAGTACGCCAAGGCCTCCGGCAAGAGCAAAAAGACCGCCCAGCAGGAGGCGGCCCAACAGACCATCGCCCGACTCAAAGAGGAGCTTTCATGA
- the rnhA gene encoding ribonuclease HI, with translation MKHITLFSDGSALGNPGPGGYGTILRYGDKERELSGGEPHTTNNRMELRGVIEGLKALKEPCEVEIVSDSSYVVKGINEWLQNWIKRDFAKVKNPDLWRDYIAASAPHRIKATWVRGHDGHPENERCDTLARGVAEKMKRG, from the coding sequence ATGAAGCATATCACCCTGTTCAGCGACGGTTCGGCGCTCGGCAACCCCGGTCCCGGCGGCTACGGGACGATCCTGCGCTACGGCGACAAAGAGCGCGAGCTCAGCGGCGGCGAACCCCATACGACCAACAACCGGATGGAGCTGCGCGGCGTCATCGAAGGGCTCAAAGCCCTTAAAGAGCCCTGCGAGGTGGAGATCGTCTCGGACTCCTCCTACGTTGTCAAGGGGATCAACGAGTGGCTGCAGAACTGGATCAAACGCGATTTCGCCAAGGTGAAGAACCCCGACCTCTGGCGCGACTATATCGCCGCCAGCGCGCCGCACCGCATCAAGGCGACCTGGGTCCGGGGCCATGACGGCCACCCGGAGAACGAACGCTGCGACACCCTCGCCCGGGGCGTCGCCGAGAAGATGAAAAGAGGATAA
- the purM gene encoding phosphoribosylformylglycinamidine cyclo-ligase, whose product MSQISYKDAGVDIDAGNSFVENIKPLVKSTRIPGVLGGIGSFAGAFEMPTGYKEPVLLAATDGVGTKLKLAIDSGKHDTVGIDLVAMCVNDLICNFGTPSFFLDYYATGKLEVDVATAVVSGIAEGCRQAECALIGGETAEMPGMYSEDDYDLAGFAVGVAEKSELDTPANVRAGDKLIALPSSGLHSNGFSLARKVLFEKMGMKFDDDFNGKPLIDTLLAPTRIYVKTFKQLKPKIQAMAHITGGGLVENLPRVLPEGLRAVIKGDDVRVLPIFELMSEHVARDEMFRAFNMGVGMVLVVRPDDVNAVLDATDGYLIGEIEPGEKEARII is encoded by the coding sequence ATGAGTCAAATCAGCTACAAAGACGCCGGTGTCGATATCGACGCCGGGAACAGTTTCGTCGAGAACATCAAACCCCTGGTCAAGTCGACCCGTATCCCCGGTGTTTTGGGCGGGATCGGCTCTTTTGCCGGCGCCTTCGAGATGCCAACTGGCTACAAAGAACCCGTGCTCCTCGCCGCGACGGACGGGGTCGGTACCAAGCTGAAACTGGCCATCGACTCCGGCAAGCATGACACGGTCGGCATCGACCTCGTCGCGATGTGCGTCAACGACCTCATCTGCAACTTCGGCACCCCGAGCTTCTTCCTTGACTACTATGCCACAGGCAAACTCGAAGTCGACGTCGCAACCGCCGTCGTCAGCGGGATCGCCGAAGGGTGCCGCCAGGCCGAGTGCGCCCTGATCGGCGGCGAAACGGCGGAGATGCCGGGGATGTATTCCGAAGATGACTACGACCTCGCCGGCTTTGCCGTCGGTGTCGCGGAAAAGAGCGAACTCGATACCCCCGCCAACGTCCGCGCCGGCGACAAGCTGATCGCCCTGCCGAGTTCCGGCCTTCACTCCAACGGCTTCTCCCTGGCGCGCAAGGTCCTGTTTGAGAAGATGGGAATGAAGTTCGACGACGATTTCAACGGTAAACCGCTCATCGACACCCTGCTCGCCCCGACGCGCATCTACGTCAAAACCTTCAAACAGCTCAAGCCGAAGATCCAGGCGATGGCGCACATCACCGGCGGCGGCCTCGTCGAGAACCTGCCGCGCGTCCTGCCCGAAGGGCTGCGTGCCGTGATCAAAGGCGACGACGTCCGCGTACTGCCGATCTTTGAGCTGATGAGCGAGCACGTTGCCCGCGACGAGATGTTCCGCGCCTTCAACATGGGTGTGGGCATGGTTCTCGTTGTCCGTCCCGACGACGTCAACGCCGTCCTCGACGCGACCGACGGCTACCTCATCGGCGAGATCGAGCCGGGCGAAAAAGAGGCCCGCATCATCTGA